The Rhododendron vialii isolate Sample 1 chromosome 1a, ASM3025357v1 region TTGGGGACATCATTTTGACTAGAAAACAAACAGAAAGCCACCATGATGAGTCTTTCACATGGATGCACGCACACCCCCTCCCAAGACTATAACAACCATCACAAGTTTTCCACTAAGGTAAAAAGATACAATATCATACCCAACCATACTGAGTATGTTGCCCACCTGTGATAATTATTCTTGCGGCTCTATTTGTAAGTACTTAAAATACTAACCAAGATCTAAATATGTTGCATTCTCAGGGTATCTGATAGGACGTTAAAAAGTAATTTTAGAAGGAAACataattgctttgcatgctatGAAAccgtcaaaaaaaataataataatcaatgaATATAGATCTCACTGTGCCCTAGTAGAATAATTCCATTAGGTAAATGCacattttattttgtagaaGAATATTGCCTAATCCAGTTTAATTCAATAGCTTAGCTCAGAGAAGGTCATACACTTCCAAAATGgcttttgtttttaaatattTTCCTGCAGTTCAACAGTTCTAGCGCATCAGAAAGCcttgagaagaagaagaagtgcaTCAGAAAGCGCATCAGAAAGCcttgagaagaagaagaacacttCCAAAATGgcttttgtttttaaatattTTCCTGCAGTTCAACAGTTCTAGTGCATCAGAAAGCACATCAGAAAGCcttgagaagaagaagaagtgcaTCAGAAAGCGCATCAGAAAGCcttgagaagaagaagaagacaaacaTTATTCACTCATGTCAATAGGATAACTTATTTACCAGACAGCAGCCATGATAGCCATGCAATTTCCCAGTAATAATAAACAAGTATTTTGCATTTTCAGAATATGTTTGCTTGGTCATGCATGACTTAGCATGCATACAACTAAAACACAAGAAACCATGCTGAGAATCCACCTCATCCCAATGCAGGGAAATTAGCACCATCTAGAGATTCATTTTGCCTGCTAAGTACCATGAGTGCACGGCAAGGCTACCAAAGGCCATAATATTAGCAAGAGATGATAAGCCGTGAAtcatcccaaatttcttgttCATGGCTTTAAGCTTTGGGTTTACTTTTGCAACTTCAACGTTCTTTGACCATCCAACTTCCTCTCCAATTTGCTCTTCCCTCTCGACTTTGTGCCTCTGCTTCATCATCTACCCAAAAGAATGAAACTATTTCACGTACTATTCAAAATTCATTAAGAAACCAAAAGGTAAATGTAAACTCACTACTTGGAATGACCAAGAAGTGCCTTGTTTCAAAGCTGCATCAACTAACAGATGCAATATTtctgctctctttttttccttgaacAACAGAGTCACATGCATACATTTCTAAACAAACTGCCATTGGCAATAAAAGAACAAATCAGAACCTAACATGAATCAATTCCAATTGCCGAAGACAAACAAACTAAAATGCAGTCTTGACATGCACGAGTAGAGTAGTGCAGTATTTCGGTAGAAACGTCACCAGCTAGGAATAttcaaatcaaaagaaaacacttAAGGACACGAATCAACCACTACCAAGTCTACAATCAGTCCGCGATAATATCTCATCGATGCAGTAAAAGACTCGTTAATAACTTAATTCAACTACATGTTCACGAACCTGATATTTGCATCTACAAACATATAGGAGTACTAATTTTCGTAACACTACTGGGAGCGGCGAGAGAATTTTACCTCAACGGTCATGGGTGTAAAGACGAAAAGATTGGCGAGGTTGAAAACAAAGGCTGAGAGAAGGAAGCCAAGCTGGTACTTTTCTGAAGTGGAAGCCGACTTCCACGGATGTAAATACCCAAAACACGTCACACATACAGCACAGCAAACCCCAACCATAGCGAAGTAGGCCGGGAACATCTTGCTTTGAAGATTCCCAAACTGATGCCTCGGTAGATTCCTGCAGTTATAATAATTTCGTACAGTACAAGGAAGAAATGTGCACATAATTATCGAGGAAATTGAACAAGCAAAAGGGCTAATTGGGGGTGCGTATAGGGACGAGTACTTGAACATAATGATGCCGCCGATGAAAGTGACCCATAAGGCGGCGCCGAAGGCTGTGGAGAAGCATAGGAGATGAGCCAGTTTGAGGTAGGTGGAGAGCTTGGGCGGTTGTAGGCCGTCCGATGATGATATTGATCCAAACTTCTCAGGCGAAAATATGACTCCGATGGCCAAGAAAGCTACCGCTGCGATGAATCGACTCATCCAACCCATCTTTTTCTAACCGCTGCgatgattctctctctctctctctctctctctctctctctctctctctctctctctcactgtgtGTGTTCTCTTGGAGACGAGGTTAGGTAGGAAGTACTACAACTTTCTTCTAAATCGTCGGCTCTGTATCTGTCTAAAATTCTAATTAATGAGTTTTTCGTTAATAAAGTCATTAATGGGCTTTGGTTGTATCGTTGAAttcaatttgggttttgagCATTGTGCTAGGCCCGACAGAGAGTGGAAGCAACCAAGGCCCAAGGGCATCACCCAAtaacaaaagggaaaattacGGGCCCAtgatatgttttgataattaatatccgtcaataacatgttgagaacatttgttaatgctgaaaatatcattgGTAGGTATCAATTATCCAAACATGTCATTGTTCGTCATTTTTccataacaaaatattattccctccgtccctatttaatagGAAACGCTATGGTACGCACCCCGTACCATTCTAGggattgaaaatgaaaaacatgatGATATTTTAAGAAAACTGACTTTTATACTCCCTATTTTGACATCtatactcctttttttgtcatctagcaaaaaaattacatacacttttaacactaaaatccaaaaaaaggagTATAGGtatcaaaaaaaggagtgtaaaaTTCAATTTCCTATTTTAATCCATATCAGAGAGCATATGGTTTAACTTAAAACTTTGGGAAATGCTCCAAAACAACAGGAATTGTACTAGTATTCAttgtcttgacgagatgaaccaaaaattattaaaaaaattgaaagatgttgaaaaaattcaaataagatggCATTTTAGAATAATTAGATAGCTGtttactttttttcatttttatatttttttttgctttcggtcgtaattttatactttttagactcattttgtcgagatgaatgattaatcgaaaaaattacgacaaaaagctaaaccaaaaattatgaaaaataaaaaataggagtaccaattttttttttagtttttaaccATTGAACCAACCCTACATTTGTACTCAATTGATATTCGGCTAACTTTGAAGAAAGCACTTATTTtacctcaaaaaaaaatcactcactatatatatttttttactccGGAAATACAAATCACTCACTATTAATGTGTGAGGGAAGATTTTagaaacaatatatatatcATCATAACCTTGTTAACCCAAACACAAAGCATTTTCTAGTTCTTATGCCTCAGTTCATTTTTTCTACACATTTTCCACAACGGGAACAATACAAATGTATATGAAAATATAGGGCCGGGGCATCACTTGTTGTGTGTTATTGAATAATGACTTGTCATTTTCTAGGGAAACTGAGCCAGATTGAGCTGGGTTGGGCCGATACATAGCGGATTTTGGTGTGGATCCATCAGTATCCATATACGTGGAGAAACCCTTTGAAGAAGAATCTTTTCTCCGTTCCTTTCGACCGCACCCACCCGCCCTTCTGTATTACTCCTTTATACATAGGagttaggagagagagagagagagaggaggaaatagTCTAAATTTTTCTACCTAAAGAAatcagtttttttaaaataaaaaaatatgtatgtattaGTTTCTATAAAATGCCACGTAAGAATAGTAAGATTATAATATATGAATTTCtcttataaaacagaagggtgtggggacaaattgttggaacggcttagattcatttgatccaaaggtcgtagtgcatcctcccacttcccCGTTAAGTGCCAtagttttcacctaaatcacacaactgtcatccccttCCAACCGGAATGcttagtgccgtaggcacgggttaGCACTAGTTTGTAAATAAATTAAGTGGTTTAAATTTTAACCTTTTTAAATCGATAcgaatgttttattttttatcattttactaGGTGCACCTTCATGCACAGCACAAATGCATGACTGTCGAAGGGAACAAGTTTTGATTTAGGCTAGATATATCTTGTTTGTAATTTTAGAGCCGAAAGCAATAGAAGAGTACGAAAATAGCTAGGAAGATATATTATATAGATTGATGAAAGCAGCAAAAGCATTAGATGATTTACATACAGACCACATAGAGTGTAGTTTATTTATAGACGTTGAAGGAGCATAACACCAGTAAAGCTCGTAGTAGTCATAAATAGCAGTAGTCATATTAAACCACTCCTTCCTCTCTTGCAAGCTCTTCATCTGCTCTTTGTCCTGAGAAACATTGATGCGTCTGTAGCTCCAAAAGAATTCATTTTCATGTGCTCTATTTATGAGTAAAACAATACAATCATCAAACCCTAGATGCGTTTCTTGTCCTCCTGCCTTAACCAACCAtgtttaagtttaaaaaaaaacgatttCAATCTAGGACTAATACCTTGCACAATGGTAATAATTTTAACGTAAGTAGCAATTGCATTCACATACTTAAACTTGTAAGCAAGTCGAATTTTGCACTATCATGCAATTATCTTTGCTAACATTTCAAAGTCGAGCCTAAATGAGTTAGTATTAAAGAAGCTCTTTAGAACTATGATTATGCTGAGCATTTGTACTATCCAATGGAGCcctttcacaaaaaattatcttaattttttacccCATTAGACCTATTCTCAAATATGAAATACTCAACATGTAAATGAAAGAGGTGGAGCGAAGTAGAACATGACAAACAACATAGCATACAATACCCCAACTAATCTGCTCACCCATGGATGGACTGCAATTGCGATGacataaatatttatttggtaGGCAGTAATTCGaaagtgaagttttttttcttattggcCAAATCAGAAGTAATACCTTACATTAGCCAttgggaaaaatattttctgaattcgTTGCGTGTTTCACATGTGATCTAACATTGAGTCCATCTTTCTGATGCAATAAATATTGCCAAATAAGGTCATCTTAAGCAATTCTATATGGTAGCCAAATCCCACTCGTAAAATGGatgaacaaaaactacaatTATTCCGATAAATATCTCCTCATTTACattttaaatccaaatccttacgtatttaattattaaataattactaCACAAACTACGATTATTCCGATAAATTTACTAATCGCACAATTCTACACCTATACATGAATTTCAATACCACAATCCACCATAACTTATCATTTACGAAAGAACTAAACCATCTAATTTAATGTAGAGCCTGCCAAGAACTTTTCAATACAAATAGGACTAAAAGTTAATGAAAACAGGACTAaacattaattaataaattaaattcaGGTCACCATctacataaaaaattaaattttggtactatttccattaaaatgcagattaaggttACGGGTTTCCAAAAAACTACCTCAAATGCGATTCTAAGCTTGGGTAAGTGTTGCACGGTGTTCGTAGGTCGCTGTGGTGAttctgaaatctcgaggcagcgtccggcggcactccggCGGGGCCCGCGGAGGCGGCGTGGGTGTGAAACCCACTGTACGcggctgtttttctttttttaaaaacgcTGATGGAGTGAGGGAGTTGCAGTGGTGGGGTTTCGAGGTGGGTGCGGTAGTGGTGGCGTCGGTAAACACCCTGACAGAGTGAGGGAGTTGCGGTGGTGGGGTTTCGAGTTGGGtgcggtagtggtggtggcTGTTTGGTGGAGAGCCGAAGGACGGAGGAGACGGTGGTGAGGCCGAGAGGTGGAGGTGACGGGTGGTAGAGTTCGGTGGTGTGGGGAGAGAAAGGTCGTGGTGccgtggaggaggaggagaggagggcGTTTTGGGTGGTCTTAGACCAGAGGTGATTGTGGAGGCGGGGAGGGGCATTGGGCCGGGGGTGATCCGGTAGGCGGGGAGGggcattattgaaaaaaatagcaTGCCTTAGGCAATTGGTAAAATGGACGAAAtcaaagggcaaaattgtcccaattgaaaaatgacatcCCTCACACCggttcttattatttaggagGAGGATTTGGATAATAGTATAATAGTTGAAGGGATAAAATCATTAAATTAAATTGATAGATAATTTTAGTGACTTAAACAGAGAAAAGGCTTTCTTAGGGTAAAAACCTTTAAGAGAGCCACGCGGAAAAACCCTCGGAATCGACCAGAGTTCGATAGCTCCGGCAGCAATCGGCGTCCGACAAAGAAAAGAACAGCTGAACAGGTACCTCTCTTTTTCTTACTCTCCGTGTCCTTCCACTGCTAAAATTGTTaggaaaaaccccaaaatccAGAACTCACACACACCTCAAACAAACACAGAGAGACAATATTTACGTGGTTCGGGCCGTTCGGCAATTGCCTACTCCACGGGCAGCGGATTTCACTATAATGGAGGAGATTTACAAATCACTCACCAACCCCCAAGTGTATACCCAAACCCCACTCAATTGCTACTCTCTCTGATACTTTACAATATCAGATTACaaaggtatttataggggaagATGGCTGGTACAAATCAAGGAAGAGAATTCTCTCTTGGCTTGCTCTGCATTTATGGAAGAGATATCCATAAATCTTCATTTGTCAGACAAGTGGGCCGAAGGAGATGTGAAGCCAATCTCAGAAGATTTCTCCTCTGACTAAGATCCTCCCTTGTGAAACATGTGAGGAAATACAAATCTTCAACAAAAATGACGATGGAGTATTTTTGGCCGTTCATTGTTCCATGATTAAGTCGGGTATGATGCAATATCGGCGAGCAAAAAGAGGTTAAACCGtgcttgttttcattttgaatgGACTGAGTTAGTGCTAGTTTTCGCTGATAATTGTGTGCTTTCTTCAGTTAAATGCTTTATTTGATTGGCCTAGAGATTATCTCTGTTGTGATAACTGTGATATTAGTAAAGCATATTCT contains the following coding sequences:
- the LOC131332441 gene encoding leucine-rich repeat extensin-like protein 5, translating into MPLPAYRITPGPMPLPASTITSGLRPPKTPSSPPPPRHHDLSLPTPPNSTTRHLHLSASPPSPPSFGSPPNSHHHYRTQLETPPPQLPHSVRVFTDATTTAPTSKPHHCNSLTPSAFLKKEKQPRTVGFTPTPPPRAPPECRRTLPRDFRITTATYEHRATLTQA
- the LOC131305350 gene encoding uncharacterized protein LOC131305350, with the protein product MGWMSRFIAAVAFLAIGVIFSPEKFGSISSSDGLQPPKLSTYLKLAHLLCFSTAFGAALWVTFIGGIIMFKNLPRHQFGNLQSKMFPAYFAMVGVCCAVCVTCFGYLHPWKSASTSEKYQLGFLLSAFVFNLANLFVFTPMTVEMMKQRHKVEREEQIGEEVGWSKNVEVAKVNPKLKAMNKKFGMIHGLSSLANIMAFGSLAVHSWYLAGKMNL